The Vogesella indigofera nucleotide sequence GCCGCCGTGCTGCAGCGGGATCGGCGTCACCGTCACGCCGTTGATGGTCAACGGCGCCGTCACCAGCTCGGTGTGCAGCACCGGCTTGTCCCACACCGGCGACGGCGGCGCCAGCGCGTAATCGAAGCGGCGGCGGATGTTGTCCAGCGTGAAGGCATTGCCGTACAGCGTGATCGGCCCCTTTTTCACGTAGCAAAAGGCGCGCAGGTCGTCGATGCCGTTGAGGTGATCGGCGTGCGGATGGGTGTAGAGCACGGCATCGACGCGGCTGATGCCCTCGCGCAGCGCCTGCTGGCGCAGGTCGGGGCCGGTGTCGATCAGCACGCCGGCGTCGCCGATGCGCACATAGGCGGAGCAACGGGTGCGCCGGTTGCGCGTATCCGTCGAGCTGCAGGTAGGGCAGCCGCAACCGATGGCCGGCGTGCCGCTGCTGGAGCCGCAACCGAGTACTGTCCACTGCAGCTTGCTCGTCACCATGGTCTCAACCCTGCCCCGCGACGCGCTGCGCCTTGGCAAACAGGCGGAAGAAATTGTCGGTGGTGGCCTCCGCCACCGCCTCGAACGA carries:
- a CDS encoding MBL fold metallo-hydrolase encodes the protein MVTSKLQWTVLGCGSSSGTPAIGCGCPTCSSTDTRNRRTRCSAYVRIGDAGVLIDTGPDLRQQALREGISRVDAVLYTHPHADHLNGIDDLRAFCYVKKGPITLYGNAFTLDNIRRRFDYALAPPSPVWDKPVLHTELVTAPLTINGVTVTPIPLQHGGWPCLGWRIGDVAWLTDLSDIPDSSLPLLQGLDTLFLDCLRPEPYPSHLHLAASLDWAQRLAARQTFLIHMTHQLEYQALSAQCPPGVAVAYDGLQLTF